A single genomic interval of Lacrimispora sphenoides JCM 1415 harbors:
- a CDS encoding DUF6774 domain-containing protein, with protein MQPCELVILISTMACRIAEGRSADEIALISSIFSQLGDTLSTISAYQDLCCNNDEEKNTS; from the coding sequence ATGCAACCCTGTGAACTTGTAATTCTTATATCTACCATGGCCTGCCGTATCGCCGAGGGACGGTCTGCTGATGAAATCGCTTTGATAAGTTCCATATTTTCACAGCTTGGTGATACACTGAGTACCATTTCAGCCTATCAGGATCTCTGTTGTAATAACGATGAAGAAAAAAACACCAGCTGA